In Nasonia vitripennis strain AsymCx chromosome 2, Nvit_psr_1.1, whole genome shotgun sequence, a genomic segment contains:
- the LOC100678957 gene encoding uncharacterized protein LOC100678957: MPGTRCTVAVCNNSYDKTKRAGMNIIYHKFPNNQPYRDIWIRSCRRAGKWNPASCHICSIHFTENDYKQVPYFVRNVCRTKKRLKPTAVPSLFLLVPPPIELETRYRKRMKQFVDADEETTQETIYSDNETDNTQQFAEDILMAEVDLVEGSNNFELYDEAKELDEDLKGFEAYYEENEGDEVIGERYLSSTNSNFVTVRDCSTQTDTDYFLQNYQLIVDKKKSLENELAKWNDRYKRLMMNVKYLEAKVQNLTVGSEEMHSVGRIKKRK; the protein is encoded by the exons ATGCCCGGGACCAGATGCACAGTTGCTGTTTGCAACAACAGCTATGACAAAACCAAAAGGGCTGGTATGAATATAATTTATCACAAATTTCCCAACAATCAACCATACAGGGATATTTGGATCAGGTCTTGCAGAAGAGCTGGAAAATGGAATCCTGCCTCGTGCCATATATGTTCAATTCATTTTACAGAAAATGATTACAAACAAGTTCCTTACTTTGTACGCAATGTATGTCGcacaaaaaaaagattaaagcCAACAG CTGTGCCTTCTTTATTCTTGTTAGTTCCTCCGCCTATAGAGCTTGAAACACGATATCGAAAAAGAATGAAGCAATTTGTAGATGCAGATGAAGAGACAACGCAAGAGACAATCTATTCTGATAATGAGACTGATAATACTCAACAATTTGCTGAGGATATACTAATGGCTGAAGTTGATCTAGTCGAGGGTTCAAACAATTTTGAATTATATGACGAAGCAAAAGAACTCGATGAAGACTTAAAGGGCTTTGAAGCATATTATGAAGAAAATGAAGGCGATGAAGTTATTGGAGAAAGATACCTATCATCAACAAATAGCAACTTTGTTACAGTAAGAGACTGTTCAACACAGACTGACActgattattttttgcaaaactATCAATTAATAGTAGATAAGAAAAAAAGCCTTGAAAATGAGTTAGCAAAATGGAATGATAGATACAAAAGGTTGATGATGAATGTCAAATATTTAGAAGCAAAAGTTCAAAATTTGACAGTGGGTTCAGAAGAGATGCACTCCGTAGGCAGAATTAAAAAACGAAAGTAG
- the LOC100115503 gene encoding COMM domain-containing protein 8-like — MDNNHIMQCDLFHRDKLEELYKFLHRCIDEICNSTGPNFQHFKNVQWTKEEFNNVHKHISTFLHNPSCLYVDEEKMPLEYHEFPEHVQQAILTCLRVRKNQLTNALLYEYSSRHILTMLEFDWRLKYVMGSSKMASIREPLLQLDLILKEKQANQILELELNKDELDLVINAIETVIS, encoded by the exons ATGGATAATAATCATATAATGCAATGTGACTTATTTCATAGAGACAAATTAGAGGAACTGTATAag TTTTTACATAGGTGCATAGACGAAATATGCAACTCTACTGGCCCAAATTTTCAAcactttaaaaatgttcaatgGACTAAAGAAGAGTTCAACAATGTTCATAAACATATTTCAACATTCCTGCACAATCCAAGTTGTTTATATGTTGATGAAGAAAAA atgccACTGGAATATCATGAGTTTCCAGAACATGTACAACAAGCAATATTGACTTGTTTAAGGGTACGAAAAAATCAGTTGACAAATGCATTACTGTACGAGTATTCATCAAGACATATTCTAACAATGCTTGAATTCGATTGGAGGTTAAAG TACGTCATGGGATCAAGCAAGATGGCATCAATTCGGGAACCTCTATTACAGCtggatttaattttaaaagaaaagcaAGCAAACCAAATCTTAGAATTAGAACTTAACAAAGACGAATTGGATTTAGTGATAAATGCGATAGAAACTgtgatttcttaa
- the LOC100119412 gene encoding cell surface glycoprotein 1 isoform X2 gives MESVLKVGRTVSGGVYRAAGLLARGARRILAAIPLLGISNADDDGDDISVDRTTGGEEAEAAAATTAATPEDKSAVNSPTEESKEAKEEKKPAEESKPAEETAAAAAAAPAKEEPAKKEEAAAVAAAPAPAAEPVAAAVAEKQVEVSPGTENQPIDTATTATTTTSSSITERKTTEEISLLSPSVVTSTVTCTANTASALPSSPPPTPIDPSPLQQAQQAAPTASALAEALKLPHETQELKLREEELNEPKFVALATEQPPVVEEVLTIRTSPVVETAPVVEPEPVVEAAPLVEVAPVVEAAPVVEEITVVETEPELPPPAPVQVAEPEPVDPEIAKLEEELKKTLEAQLEDVPPPLPDSPVPLEVIASKIASFAATTMQDAVETILDTLPEPPTAEQTFDSLDMLPPPEPQEQPEQPESNDRPANDEEDSEELPLPPSQQEEILTDEVVVSDAAEDEIHVQESSQPETTITTITTTTTTTTNDVEEAPTPLLLNGIGQHDDEEEEEDEQEPEIVQNAPEPEAAAVVEAPTENGVADEAPKSPPPAVPVEAPAPAPAITEDVASVTKAIEEIDISEKAVAAAVNETIESAGVNEIVADSVHQNNLNE, from the exons GGCGGCGAGGAGGCCGAAGCCGCGGCAGCAACGACGGCCGCCACCCCCGAGGACAAGTCCGCCGTGAACAGCCCGACGGAGGAGTCGAAGGAGGCcaaggaggagaagaagccCGCCGAGGAGAGCAAGCCCGCCGAGGAGACCgcagcagctgctgccgctgccccTGCCAAGGAGGAGCCAGCCAAGAAGGAAGAGGCCGCAGCCGTCGCCGCTGCTCCAGCTCCGGCCGCTGAACCAGTAGCCGCTGCTGTCGCCGAGAAGCAAGTCGAGGTCAGTCCCGGCACCGAGAACCAGCCGATCGATACCGCTACTACCGCTACCACTACTACCTCGTCGTCTATCACTGAGAGGAAAACCACTGAGGAAATCAGTCTCCTTAGTCCCTCTGTCGTAACCTCCACCGTCACCTGCACCGCCAACACCGCGTCCGCCCTGCCCTCCAGTCCCCCGCCGACGCCCATCGATCCCTCGCCCCTGCAGCAGGCCCAACAAGCCGCCCCGACTGCCAGCGCGCTCGCCGAGGCTCTTAAGCTGCCTCACGAGACGCAGGAGCTCAAGCTCCGGGAGGAGGAGCTCAACGAGCCCAAATTTGTCGCCCTCGCTACTGAGCAGCCTCCCGTTGTCGAGGAGGTCCTCACGATCCGAACATCTCCGGTCGTTGAAACTGCTCCAGTAGTCGAGCCCGAGCCCGTTGTCGAGGCTGCACCTCTCGTCGAAGTGGCTCCAGTGGTCGAGGCTGCCCCGGTGGTCGAGGAGATAACCGTTGTCGAGACCGAGCCGGAGCTACCTCCTCCTGCACCGGTCCAAGTGGCTGAGCCAGAGCCGGTCGATCCCGAAATCGCCAAGCTCGAGGAGGAGCTCAAGAAGACCCTGGAGGCTCAGTTAGAAGACGTGCCTCCGCCGCTACCCGACTCGCCCGTGCCTCTCGAAGTCATCGCCTCCAAGATCGCGAGCTTCGCCGCCACGACGATGCAGGACGCCGTCGAGACGATCCTCGATACACTGCCCGAGCCGCCCACTGCTGAGCAAACGTTCGACTCGCTGGACATGCTGCCGCCGCCCGAGCCTCAAGAGCAGCCCGAGCAACCCGAATCCAACGATCGGCCCGCCAACGACGAAGAGGACTCGGaagagctgccgctgccgcccTCGCAGCAAGAGGAGATCTTGACCGACGAGGTCGTGGTTAGCGACGCCGCCGAGGACGAGATTCACGTCCAGGAATCCAGCCAGCCAGAAACCACGATAACGACCATCACCAccacaacgacgacgacgacgaacgACGTAGAAGAGGCTCCCACGCCCCTGCTGTTGAACGGCATCGGCCAGCATGATGacgaagaggaagaggaggacgAGCAGGAACCCGAGATCGTGCAG AACGCCCCGGAGCCAGAGGCGGCCGCTGTCGTTGAGGCACCTACGGAGAACGGCGTGGCGGATGAGGCTCCTAAGAGCCCCCCGCCCGCTGTGCCCGTCGAGGCACCCGCACCCGCACCCGCCATCACAGAGGATGTTGCTTCAGTGACCAAG GCTATTGAGGAAATTGACATCAGTGAGAAGGCTGTTGCTGCAGCTGTTAATGAAACTATTGAGAGTGCTGGAGTGAAT GAAATTGTCGCTGACTCAGTCCACCAAAACAACTTGAATGAATAA